A single Paenibacillus kribbensis DNA region contains:
- a CDS encoding ROK family protein, producing MKSFLPNDIKDENRKIIFDIVMQNPELAKVEIAEKTAMSFVTVSKIVNFFEEIGLLTATGESREGSGGLGRKRTVYRFNENSYVTVGIQIIGNRITALLINLYSKIINSYSIETDIPFYSEQFISIFEDIILRMKNVAKKTNSVVLGIGIGVDGAINTRKKTIRMRIQDNKEQDYNYEPIIENLINRVDLPIFLENDVNASTVAEFRNLENSGKALADLVHIAVGDGIGGGLIINKELHRGFNASAGELEYMCFDPEYRRSPSSVGWLESKLGIQHLLSSYDLSSESDIEACADYVGKHLALAMINIISVLDIDQIIISGKTVALFPERILERTRYYVGQYVEWTPTITYSDSHHSTAVGAAVLSLQDEMIKVISG from the coding sequence ATGAAGTCGTTTTTGCCGAATGACATTAAGGATGAGAATAGAAAGATCATTTTTGATATTGTGATGCAGAATCCGGAATTGGCGAAGGTCGAAATCGCGGAGAAGACGGCGATGAGCTTTGTAACCGTAAGTAAGATCGTCAATTTCTTTGAAGAGATCGGACTGTTGACTGCTACTGGAGAAAGCCGGGAAGGCTCTGGCGGCTTGGGAAGAAAAAGAACGGTATACCGATTTAATGAGAACAGCTATGTAACCGTCGGAATTCAAATCATAGGCAACAGAATTACTGCTTTGCTTATCAATCTATACAGCAAAATTATCAATTCATACTCCATTGAGACGGATATTCCGTTTTATAGTGAGCAGTTTATCTCGATTTTTGAAGACATCATTTTGCGTATGAAGAATGTAGCAAAGAAAACGAACAGCGTAGTCTTGGGTATCGGTATCGGGGTCGACGGGGCGATAAACACAAGGAAGAAAACGATCAGAATGAGGATTCAGGACAATAAGGAGCAGGATTACAATTATGAGCCTATCATCGAGAATCTGATTAACCGGGTTGATTTGCCTATTTTCCTTGAGAACGATGTAAACGCTTCTACGGTGGCTGAATTCCGCAATCTGGAGAACTCCGGGAAAGCGCTGGCTGATCTGGTCCATATCGCAGTAGGAGACGGGATCGGGGGCGGCCTGATTATCAATAAGGAGCTGCATAGAGGATTCAATGCAAGCGCGGGTGAGCTGGAGTATATGTGCTTTGACCCGGAGTACAGAAGATCACCGTCCTCCGTCGGCTGGCTGGAGAGCAAGCTGGGGATTCAGCATTTGTTGAGTAGCTATGATCTTAGCTCTGAATCAGACATCGAAGCGTGCGCAGATTATGTAGGCAAGCATCTTGCCCTGGCAATGATTAATATCATCAGCGTGCTCGACATCGACCAGATTATTATCAGTGGCAAGACGGTAGCGCTGTTTCCCGAACGGATTCTTGAGCGAACAAGATATTATGTCGGGCAGTATGTGGAGTGGACTCCAACGATAACTTACAGTGATTCGCATCATTCGACGGCTGTCGGAGCTGCCGTACTCTCGCTTCAGGATGAGATGATAAAAGTAATTTCCGGATAG
- a CDS encoding NAD(P)H oxidoreductase: MKVLIVVSHPRKDSLTFEVAGRFVQGLVEAGHDYEILDLHGIGFDPVLKGADEPDWSVAEQSFSPEVEMEIRRMKEHDALAFIFPLWWWHLPAMLKGYIDRVWNNGFAYGSNYLHHQHVLWIGLAGVSKEQMKKRNYDEMITHLLNVGIADYCGVSNSKVEFLYETLDSNPGHFEMLLNQAYHLGLNYAY; encoded by the coding sequence ATGAAAGTATTAATCGTTGTTTCACACCCAAGAAAAGATTCCTTGACCTTTGAGGTGGCCGGTCGTTTCGTACAAGGTCTTGTCGAGGCTGGCCACGATTATGAGATATTGGATTTGCACGGGATTGGTTTTGATCCTGTTTTAAAAGGAGCAGATGAACCCGATTGGTCAGTTGCGGAACAGTCTTTTTCCCCTGAAGTAGAAATGGAAATAAGGCGGATGAAGGAGCATGATGCGTTGGCATTTATTTTTCCACTTTGGTGGTGGCATTTGCCGGCTATGCTGAAGGGGTATATTGACCGTGTATGGAACAATGGGTTTGCGTACGGTTCGAATTACCTGCATCATCAGCATGTCTTGTGGATTGGTTTGGCCGGCGTTTCGAAAGAACAGATGAAAAAGCGCAACTATGATGAAATGATTACTCATTTACTGAATGTGGGAATTGCAGATTATTGCGGTGTTTCCAATTCCAAGGTTGAATTCTTATATGAGACCCTGGATTCAAATCCCGGTCATTTCGAAATGCTGCTGAACCAAGCTTATCACTTAGGTCTGAATTATGCCTATTGA
- a CDS encoding winged helix-turn-helix transcriptional regulator has protein sequence MTEQIKNRVQKKYQVGVEAALEVMGGKWKPLIIYHLMTGRKRTSELRRLMPGITQKMLTTQLRGLEKDEIVTRKVYNEIPPKVEYELTHYGWGLKPALDHLCYWGEDHLEKIHGDKSKVLEEFQGCCIE, from the coding sequence ATGACTGAACAGATAAAAAATAGGGTTCAAAAGAAGTATCAGGTTGGAGTGGAAGCGGCTTTAGAAGTGATGGGAGGAAAATGGAAGCCTTTAATTATCTACCATCTGATGACAGGACGGAAACGAACGTCTGAGCTTCGTCGGTTAATGCCCGGCATTACTCAAAAAATGCTGACCACTCAGCTCAGAGGCCTGGAAAAGGATGAGATCGTTACACGAAAGGTTTATAATGAGATCCCTCCTAAAGTGGAGTATGAGTTAACGCACTACGGCTGGGGATTAAAACCCGCGCTAGACCATTTATGCTATTGGGGAGAGGATCACCTGGAAAAGATCCATGGAGACAAATCCAAGGTTTTGGAAGAATTCCAGGGTTGCTGTATAGAGTAA
- a CDS encoding MFS transporter, producing the protein MVTLLLIIIYIAFIGLGLPDALLGSAWSVMKSDIGATTEMAGYIALTVSLCTVISSLFASRLLHKFGTGKVTLFSILSTTLALLGFSFSNHFAFLILLAIPLGFGAGSVDAALSNYIALHFKAKHMNWLHCFWGIGAMTGPILISFWLNEGNNWRAGYLTVGAILAVIVVVLLFSLPLWRIFENGRSDVGDEKKLVSNREALGIRGVKMSMLAMLCYNGSETAAGLWMASFFIESKGVSAGTAAAFTSCFFIGIIIGRVFSGFLSTQVSSKNLIRYGGLMGCLGLFILVLPVSYWVAAGALFIVGLGGAPIYPSIVHATPVRFGEKASSSVIGLEMASAYAGSTLIPLLMGLIASQFGMFMVPIILLLLFGIMFAASEMVNRSYKLKSV; encoded by the coding sequence TTGGTCACACTGCTGCTGATAATTATTTATATCGCATTCATAGGTCTTGGACTGCCAGATGCTCTGCTTGGCAGTGCATGGTCGGTTATGAAATCTGATATTGGTGCAACAACAGAAATGGCCGGTTATATCGCATTAACGGTCTCGCTATGTACGGTGATATCCAGTCTTTTTGCAAGCAGATTATTACACAAATTTGGGACGGGTAAGGTAACTTTATTCAGTATATTATCGACAACACTTGCATTGCTTGGATTTTCGTTCTCCAATCATTTCGCTTTTCTAATACTTTTGGCGATTCCGTTAGGATTCGGAGCAGGCTCTGTAGATGCTGCATTAAGCAACTATATAGCCCTTCATTTTAAAGCAAAGCATATGAATTGGCTGCATTGTTTTTGGGGAATTGGAGCAATGACGGGTCCTATATTAATATCATTTTGGCTGAATGAAGGGAATAACTGGCGTGCAGGTTATCTTACAGTAGGGGCGATACTTGCTGTAATCGTTGTAGTATTGTTGTTTTCTCTTCCGCTATGGAGAATTTTTGAAAATGGAAGATCAGATGTAGGTGACGAAAAGAAATTAGTGAGCAACAGAGAAGCTTTGGGCATCAGAGGTGTCAAAATGTCCATGCTCGCAATGCTCTGTTATAATGGGTCCGAAACAGCAGCGGGCTTATGGATGGCATCCTTTTTCATAGAAAGCAAAGGAGTATCTGCCGGAACAGCAGCAGCCTTCACATCCTGCTTTTTTATAGGAATTATAATTGGGCGTGTTTTTTCAGGGTTTCTTTCTACACAAGTATCCAGTAAAAATCTGATTCGATATGGGGGATTAATGGGGTGTTTGGGGCTTTTCATCCTTGTTTTACCTGTATCATATTGGGTAGCCGCAGGCGCCCTGTTTATTGTGGGGTTAGGTGGAGCGCCAATCTATCCTAGCATTGTACACGCAACACCGGTACGTTTCGGGGAAAAGGCTTCTTCCAGTGTAATTGGGCTGGAAATGGCAAGTGCCTATGCGGGTTCTACGCTGATTCCATTATTAATGGGATTGATTGCTAGTCAATTTGGCATGTTTATGGTGCCTATTATTTTGCTTCTGTTGTTTGGTATCATGTTTGCAGCTTCAGAAATGGTTAATAGATCATACAAACTCAAAAGTGTGTAA
- a CDS encoding dihydrodipicolinate reductase — protein sequence MERKVRAAQYGCGKMSVYLMRYLLEKGADIVAAFDVNPAVIGKDIGEVIGYGRTLGVKVSDIKDADQVLSELKPDVCVIATLSTMADIKTALTVCAKNGVNAISTAEESLYPWISSPAVTEELDELAKNNNCTLSGSGYPDMYWGVLVDTLAGSLHKITKIKGISSYNVEDYGIALAEGHGAGLTPTEFAEQIGKFNDLNSNEIREKIENGEVTPSYMWYQNGWLCSRMGLTPISQTQKCIPMTHDRDLESSTLGMTVKAGNATGMAAVVTTETAEGIVIETQCIGKVYAPEEFDKNEWSFYGEPEVTINVDRPATVQLTCANLVNRIPALINSEPGYVTTDKLPNNAYLVKPLNEYINF from the coding sequence ATGGAACGTAAAGTAAGAGCAGCGCAGTACGGTTGCGGCAAGATGAGCGTGTACCTGATGAGATACTTGCTTGAAAAAGGTGCGGATATCGTGGCGGCGTTTGATGTGAATCCCGCAGTCATCGGAAAGGACATCGGTGAAGTCATCGGTTATGGCAGAACACTTGGGGTTAAGGTTTCAGATATAAAGGATGCGGATCAGGTACTCTCGGAACTCAAACCGGATGTGTGTGTTATTGCGACATTAAGTACAATGGCAGATATCAAGACGGCACTTACGGTTTGTGCTAAAAATGGCGTAAACGCGATTTCAACTGCTGAGGAATCACTTTATCCCTGGATTTCTTCGCCTGCAGTCACAGAGGAGCTTGATGAATTAGCAAAAAATAATAATTGTACGCTTTCAGGCAGTGGTTATCCCGATATGTATTGGGGAGTGTTGGTGGATACCCTTGCAGGCTCCTTGCATAAAATCACAAAAATCAAAGGAATCAGCAGTTATAATGTTGAGGACTACGGTATAGCTTTAGCCGAAGGGCATGGAGCTGGTCTTACTCCTACTGAATTCGCTGAGCAAATTGGTAAATTCAACGACTTGAATTCTAATGAAATAAGGGAAAAAATCGAAAATGGCGAAGTTACGCCAAGCTATATGTGGTACCAAAACGGCTGGTTGTGCAGTAGAATGGGGCTTACTCCTATATCGCAAACCCAAAAGTGTATTCCTATGACACATGATAGGGATCTTGAATCCTCCACGCTTGGCATGACGGTTAAAGCTGGCAACGCAACCGGCATGGCGGCTGTGGTTACAACCGAAACCGCAGAGGGGATTGTTATTGAGACCCAGTGTATAGGCAAAGTTTACGCACCTGAAGAGTTTGACAAGAACGAATGGTCTTTTTATGGTGAGCCCGAAGTAACAATTAACGTAGATCGTCCGGCAACAGTACAGTTAACCTGTGCAAACCTTGTGAATCGTATTCCAGCGCTGATTAATAGTGAGCCAGGATACGTGACCACAGATAAATTGCCGAATAATGCATATCTCGTAAAACCGTTGAATGAGTATATTAATTTTTAA
- a CDS encoding MerR family transcriptional regulator, which translates to MNIQKLTIGQMAELNHITRQTLRHYEAEGLLTPYYTDPDSGYRYYHINQSARLDMIHRLKICGMSLKQIKQQFETANIEDIQSSLKTQLDFIDESVRRLNQSRYMISRTLNNYERYKSLPQGPTIFHEHLPPRKIYVHTSSVNFFDQEDSGYEIMLSELKTGLVEKKLPASYLCNIGTIIRRPYIEERMLYSNEVFVFVEDDFEIPAKVEILPGGMYVNICSETIFKESEYAEQLLNYITDAGFIIAGDYICEVIAEFPMFDNLSRSMLYKIQIPVTTKEG; encoded by the coding sequence ATGAATATACAAAAGCTTACCATTGGACAAATGGCGGAACTCAATCATATTACACGGCAAACATTACGGCATTATGAGGCTGAAGGTTTACTTACTCCATATTATACAGACCCGGATAGCGGATATCGATACTATCATATCAACCAAAGCGCAAGGCTGGATATGATTCATCGTTTAAAAATTTGTGGGATGTCGCTCAAACAGATAAAACAGCAGTTTGAGACAGCAAATATAGAGGATATCCAAAGTTCTCTAAAGACGCAACTGGATTTTATTGACGAATCTGTTCGTCGTCTTAATCAGAGCAGGTACATGATTTCAAGAACCTTAAATAATTATGAAAGATATAAGTCACTCCCACAAGGACCCACCATATTCCATGAGCATCTTCCACCCAGAAAAATATATGTGCACACATCAAGTGTAAACTTCTTTGACCAGGAGGATTCAGGTTATGAAATTATGCTTTCGGAATTAAAAACAGGCTTAGTAGAGAAAAAACTGCCTGCAAGCTATTTGTGTAATATAGGAACAATAATACGCAGACCATACATTGAAGAGCGTATGCTTTATTCAAATGAAGTTTTCGTGTTTGTGGAGGATGACTTTGAAATCCCTGCTAAAGTTGAGATTCTTCCTGGCGGGATGTATGTAAACATTTGCTCAGAGACCATTTTCAAAGAGTCCGAGTATGCCGAACAATTACTAAATTACATTACAGATGCTGGTTTCATCATTGCAGGGGATTACATTTGTGAAGTGATCGCCGAGTTCCCGATGTTTGATAACCTCTCACGCAGTATGCTTTATAAAATACAGATCCCAGTGACAACAAAGGAAGGATAG
- a CDS encoding GrpB family protein: MNNLLIRNYLRDNPHVAKQYAEKKLNAIHKGYTTLLSYSDEKADYVSNLLEQAKKSIG, encoded by the coding sequence ATAAATAATCTTCTCATCAGAAATTACTTAAGAGATAACCCGCATGTAGCCAAGCAATATGCTGAAAAAAAACTCAACGCTATCCATAAAGGATATACTACACTGCTCTCTTATTCAGACGAAAAAGCCGATTACGTATCCAATTTACTCGAACAAGCTAAGAAAAGCATTGGATAA